The window TTGGGATTACCTTAAAATTGAATCATGATTAATCCGCAGCTACCGCCACGGCGCTGGGTATCCCCCTCGGTTGCATCCTCTCCAGTTACACCATGAGATGCGGAAGAAAGGTGAGCCTGCTGATAACATCCGTCGTCTCCATCCTCGGCTGGATCGTCATCTACATGGCTggaacgtacaaacaaatcctCGTTGGCAGAATAATTTCCGGAATCGCGACCGGCTCGGCTTCGGTACCAGCCACAGTATACAGCGCAGAAGTGGCCTCACCGAAGTGGCGTGCAACTATGGTCACGTGGACCAGCGTATCAATAGCGATCGGTGTTCTGATCGTTTACATTTTCGGTTACGTGTTCAAGGTAAGAGAGACATGTTGCATTTGAGATAACCGTATACGAAAAGGTGATATTTCGTTTCTAAAGGACGACTGGCGAATGGTGGCTCTGATGTGCGCCCTCTTCCCGCTTGTCTCGGCCACGTTAACCTTGGCCATCGTCCCAGAAACCCCGATCTGGTTGCGAGACAGAGGTCGTCTAGACGAGGCGTTACAGGTGTCGAAAAAGTTTCACGGCATCCCAAAGGACGCGTCACCCCCGGCTCACGTGTACGATCAGCTGACACAACGTCCgcaaaagaagaaacagaatcTCTTGAAGCATCTGTTGAAAAGAAACGCCATGCTTCCGTTCGCCATCATGCTTGCATACTTCTTCTTCCAACAATTCTCCGGCATATTCGTGGTGGTTTATTACGCGGTTGACATCATAGAAAACGCTGGTATCACCATAGACCCGTATCTAGGAGCAGTTTTGATTGGTTTCACCAGGTTCGTTGGAAGTGTACTGGTTGCCTGCCTGTCGGGACGATTCGGTAGAAGAATCCCGTCGATCGTTTCCGGTGCTGGAATGACCATCTTCATGGGTGTGCTGTCCATTTATTTGCTGACCGAAGACAGAGGTTACACCATGAGGGACGGTGGTTTCGTTCCTGTAATATGCGTGCTTATGTACATCTTCTCGAGCACCTTAGGATTCCTGGTGATACCGTTCGCCATGGTGGGCGAAGTTTACCCTACCAAGGTGAAAGAAGTACTTACGGGACTCACCACTTGCATTGCATACATCTTCAGCTCGATCACAGTGAAGACTTACCCGGACATGGAGGTCGCGTTGGGCAGATACGGTGTGTTCATGTTCTTCACGGTACTCTCGTTCTTTGGTACCCTGTTCGTATTCTTCTTCCTACCCGAGACCAAGGGGAAAACGCTGACCGAGATCGTGGAAATGTTTTCAAAAAACGGCAAAGCCGCCGATCGcctggagaaagagagaatgatGGACCTTAAAGACGTGTCGGCGGCTGCGTAACAGCGTTCTTGGTCCCTTACtgatattaacccttgaacaacggaaCCTGGGTCGATGTGACCCAAAGTTATATAGAAGGATAtcaacctaaagttaaatgtatcatttttagaagaatgaatttaatatattggaagaataattgtgtaaaataatatgaaatacgaaattgaattaaaattgtggctctctccatggtccgccgttttggggctctctccgtagtccgccgtccgagggttaacgaTGTTTTTAAACGATGGACAGCTGGAAATTTTGATTAATCCTCCGAGACAGACTTTAGAAtacagaaaatgaaaaacttttctcttttcaataattaaacttACGCTTCTGAAGGTTTCAGTTGTTGTTCTGAATCTTCCAATTTGTAATCCTCCGTTTGAAACTGTGTTAAAAGTAGTGGTATGCAGATTGGAGGATATGAAAATTTACCATTGAGACGTTGCTTGGATTCCAGTGAAAATGTGAAAATACTCTTTTCTCCCAGTGAATGTTGAGCGCACCTGAAAACAAAAGAAACTGATGTTAGAAGTGGTACTATTCAATTTCGAACACGAGATTCCGAAAAAGGAAACTTGAGTATAAACTAGtctaaaatgaatgaaaaagtaaAGATACCGAGTTGTGCAACAAATACATGCCGTTTGTGTTCATTTACTTTTTGTATAGTACATTTTAAGAATAATCTACTAATTTACGTTAAGATAAGAACTGCAACTATACCtgacaatgttattaacgaATATCGTAATTGTTAAACACCATTCTTTGTAGATGTTATTCCAATTTAagtgtaattatttataaataaatgactAACCACGATTGAGGAAAATATCGTCTAATTCAACTGGTAAATAATTGTTTAGCTTTGCATCGGGATAATTAACTTAACTgatgcaaaataatttttatacagtTATTTGCACGTCTGTGTCCACATAGATAAGTGCTGTGACAACAAAGTCAATTTGATAACAGGTCGAGCGTACGATAAGAAATGACACGAGTGATTGTCATCCTCCTTTGTTATTACTTGAACGATATCGATCGtaagaattttcaaacgaatccCTGTTAAGAAATTCTACTTTTGAAATCTGAACCGATCATTTCGAACTCTCTCTATTAACGTCACCACAAAACTTTTTCAAGGTCTCTAATTTCTTACTCGGcaaaatatcaaaatcttttcaaattattctacCTTTTTCTGCACGTTTCGCGAAATATTCCGGCGTTAAATCACGTGTTTATTGCTCGGTAATCAAAATCATTAGCACGCGATTCGTGCATTCGcgaataattattaatcgatAATTAATCAGCTGAAAGGGgggtgagaaaaataaaataaaggatcgaaatgaaaatttcactgttcgcttttattattaaaatcttaaataataaattaacaaatgtCGTAACAATCAggataattaaataacaaacacAAAATAACATACGGATGTAAGAAGCACGAAACGAAGGATGGAGAATGTGATGATAAAAAGGGATAGGATGACATCTCTAGCTACGTATAATAATGACGATAATAATAGCAagcgataataataatagaataataatattaatatactaataataataataacataataataataagaat of the Osmia lignaria lignaria isolate PbOS001 chromosome 7, iyOsmLign1, whole genome shotgun sequence genome contains:
- the LOC117604628 gene encoding trehalose transporter 1-like protein isoform X1; amino-acid sequence: MSIVNGINNSNGHVDLEAKMEPDIEEEKRRERKGVVYQIIMALCANSSVLGPSMAFGYSAVALGPLMSETSDVQIDKTQANWIATATALGIPLGCILSSYTMRCGRKVSLLITSVVSILGWIVIYMAGTYKQILVGRIISGIATGSASVPATVYSAEVASPKWRATMVTWTSVSIAIGVLIVYIFGYVFKDDWRMVALMCALFPLVSATLTLAIVPETPIWLRDRGRLDEALQVSKKFHGIPKDASPPAHVYDQLTQRPQKKKQNLLKHLLKRNAMLPFAIMLAYFFFQQFSGIFVVVYYAVDIIENAGITIDPYLGAVLIGFTRFVGSVLVACLSGRFGRRIPSIVSGAGMTIFMGVLSIYLLTEDRGYTMRDGGFVPVICVLMYIFSSTLGFLVIPFAMVGEVYPTKVKEVLTGLTTCIAYIFSSITVKTYPDMEVALGRYGVFMFFTVLSFFGTLFVFFFLPETKGKTLTEIVEMFSKNGKAADRLEKERMMDLKDVSAAA
- the LOC117604628 gene encoding trehalose transporter 1-like protein isoform X2; translated protein: MALCANSSVLGPSMAFGYSAVALGPLMSETSDVQIDKTQANWIATATALGIPLGCILSSYTMRCGRKVSLLITSVVSILGWIVIYMAGTYKQILVGRIISGIATGSASVPATVYSAEVASPKWRATMVTWTSVSIAIGVLIVYIFGYVFKDDWRMVALMCALFPLVSATLTLAIVPETPIWLRDRGRLDEALQVSKKFHGIPKDASPPAHVYDQLTQRPQKKKQNLLKHLLKRNAMLPFAIMLAYFFFQQFSGIFVVVYYAVDIIENAGITIDPYLGAVLIGFTRFVGSVLVACLSGRFGRRIPSIVSGAGMTIFMGVLSIYLLTEDRGYTMRDGGFVPVICVLMYIFSSTLGFLVIPFAMVGEVYPTKVKEVLTGLTTCIAYIFSSITVKTYPDMEVALGRYGVFMFFTVLSFFGTLFVFFFLPETKGKTLTEIVEMFSKNGKAADRLEKERMMDLKDVSAAA